In a genomic window of Nostoc sp. UHCC 0870:
- a CDS encoding methyl-accepting chemotaxis protein, giving the protein MAASIEDYLETYQQAYTAYAQQNYEVAATLVDKVVQNVPDDPNCHLLRGHIYYVLQQYDIAEVEYQKVLQLTDDLELISAAHKSLENISQYQKLIAEQVEHQEPIALTTTSDLLEVETSELEDLGTIDNFDINSFNLNDLETDQALMNPAEISVDNPFEIPTDSFPLQPTSESILLLSDDPFALNEQSSEQGLDTTTKEDSRELDLPVFWEEDSSEDSFEQLQVEPNFLDISTDYPIENQNIIDSQFGKFDTPTNLNGQYTAAEFLENEEAETPNSLDFELSSKSQLIEDLSLEQEEIKNSLISTENFLSGDENYTSEAEPSNYLQTIADPEELLETPPEVNGNFALAEQPYPEVVKQEIQSFDVDENFDFEAFESAFGSESMMDDEDTNSILNKDNSKSNIEFLDDFDEFDDLGNIPGFDLSDADSSFSDVMLSSSTEIGSIPQHKVPEPTNNASSDDRDEELFSMTGSQESVPIFTQTDVAKVEPQVSVEQGWLAPLENANLDTKPWLVAGTVGIFSALVVATVSFTSTSFSPPQQRETVRNTGWAMSLAAGITGFATAAFMGSLTLKQIRRTTKDLQAQFDAVRQGNLNVQATVYSEDELGQLSAGFNEMARVIFTTTHEAQRKADEQEEAKENLQRQVIRLLDDVEGAARGDLTVQAEVTADVLGAVADAFNLTIQNLRDIVQQVTVAAKEVTKGATNSETFATALSSDALRQAEELAVTLNSVQVMTDSIQRVAEAAREAEAVARDASAIALKGGEAVENTVAGILEIRETVAETTRKVKRLAESSQEISKIVALISQIASRTNLLALNASIEAARAGEAGRGFAIVADEVRQLADKSAKSLKEIEQIVMQIQSETGSVMTAMEEGTQQVIKGTKLAEEAKRSLENIIQVANRIDSLVRSITSDTVEQTETSRAVAHVMQSVELTAQETSQEAQRVSGALQNLVGVSRDLIASVERFRVETMETR; this is encoded by the coding sequence ATGGCAGCAAGTATAGAAGATTACCTCGAAACATATCAACAGGCTTATACAGCCTACGCGCAACAAAATTATGAAGTTGCCGCTACTTTAGTTGATAAGGTGGTGCAAAATGTCCCAGATGACCCTAATTGCCATTTACTGCGGGGTCACATCTACTATGTTTTGCAACAATACGATATAGCCGAAGTAGAGTATCAAAAAGTTTTGCAATTGACTGATGACTTAGAACTTATTAGTGCAGCGCACAAGAGTTTAGAAAATATCAGCCAATATCAAAAACTAATAGCAGAGCAAGTTGAGCATCAAGAACCAATCGCTCTGACAACCACATCGGATTTACTAGAGGTTGAGACATCAGAATTAGAAGATTTAGGAACAATAGATAACTTTGATATCAATAGCTTTAATTTGAATGACTTGGAAACTGACCAAGCACTGATGAATCCAGCAGAAATTTCGGTGGATAATCCATTTGAAATTCCCACAGATAGCTTTCCATTGCAACCAACATCAGAATCTATACTACTTTTGAGTGATGATCCTTTTGCTCTGAATGAACAATCAAGTGAGCAAGGATTAGATACTACTACTAAAGAAGATTCTAGAGAATTAGATTTACCTGTTTTCTGGGAAGAAGATTCCTCAGAAGATAGCTTTGAACAGTTACAAGTTGAGCCTAATTTTTTAGATATTAGTACAGATTACCCAATTGAGAATCAAAATATTATCGATTCACAATTTGGGAAATTTGATACCCCAACAAACCTCAATGGACAATATACAGCTGCTGAATTTCTCGAAAATGAAGAGGCTGAAACACCCAATTCTTTAGATTTTGAATTGAGCAGTAAGAGCCAATTAATTGAGGACTTATCCTTAGAGCAGGAGGAAATAAAGAATAGCCTCATATCAACAGAGAATTTTCTCAGTGGCGATGAAAATTATACCTCTGAAGCTGAACCGAGTAACTATTTACAAACAATAGCAGACCCAGAGGAATTATTAGAGACTCCCCCCGAAGTAAATGGCAATTTTGCTTTAGCAGAACAGCCATATCCAGAGGTAGTCAAACAAGAAATTCAGAGCTTTGATGTCGATGAAAATTTTGATTTTGAAGCATTTGAATCAGCTTTTGGTTCAGAAAGTATGATGGATGATGAGGATACAAACAGCATTCTCAATAAAGACAATTCCAAGAGTAATATAGAATTTTTAGACGACTTTGATGAGTTTGACGATTTAGGAAATATTCCTGGGTTTGACTTATCAGATGCAGATTCTAGCTTTAGTGATGTGATGCTTTCCAGTTCTACAGAAATTGGTAGCATTCCCCAGCATAAAGTTCCAGAACCTACAAACAATGCTAGTAGCGACGATCGCGATGAAGAACTATTTAGCATGACTGGTTCTCAAGAGTCAGTACCAATCTTTACCCAAACAGATGTCGCTAAAGTAGAACCTCAAGTCAGCGTCGAACAGGGTTGGTTAGCCCCATTAGAAAACGCTAATCTAGACACCAAACCTTGGTTAGTAGCTGGAACTGTGGGTATTTTCTCGGCTTTGGTAGTGGCAACAGTCAGCTTTACATCCACCAGCTTTTCTCCACCCCAGCAACGGGAAACAGTGCGGAATACTGGTTGGGCAATGTCACTAGCAGCCGGGATAACAGGTTTTGCTACGGCTGCTTTTATGGGTAGTCTCACCCTCAAACAAATTCGCCGCACTACCAAGGATTTACAAGCACAATTTGATGCTGTGCGTCAAGGCAATCTGAATGTGCAAGCTACGGTGTATTCCGAAGATGAACTGGGGCAATTATCAGCTGGTTTTAACGAAATGGCGCGGGTAATTTTTACTACTACCCATGAAGCCCAACGCAAAGCTGATGAACAAGAAGAAGCTAAAGAAAATCTACAACGCCAAGTAATTCGCCTCTTGGACGATGTGGAAGGGGCAGCCAGAGGAGATTTAACAGTACAGGCGGAAGTCACAGCCGACGTATTGGGAGCAGTTGCTGATGCCTTTAACCTGACAATCCAAAACCTGCGGGATATCGTACAACAGGTGACAGTCGCGGCTAAAGAAGTGACAAAAGGTGCAACCAACTCCGAAACCTTTGCTACAGCACTGTCTAGCGATGCCTTGCGCCAAGCAGAAGAATTAGCTGTCACCTTAAATTCTGTGCAGGTGATGACTGACTCAATTCAACGGGTAGCAGAAGCAGCAAGGGAAGCAGAAGCTGTGGCTCGTGATGCTAGTGCGATCGCTCTCAAAGGTGGTGAAGCAGTAGAAAACACCGTGGCAGGGATTTTGGAAATTCGGGAAACCGTCGCCGAAACTACCCGCAAGGTGAAACGACTAGCGGAATCTTCCCAAGAAATTTCTAAGATTGTGGCTTTAATTTCTCAGATTGCCTCCCGTACTAACTTACTGGCACTCAACGCCAGTATTGAAGCGGCAAGGGCAGGGGAAGCTGGGCGCGGGTTTGCGATCGTGGCAGATGAAGTCCGACAGTTGGCGGATAAATCAGCCAAGTCCTTAAAAGAAATTGAGCAAATCGTCATGCAAATCCAAAGCGAAACCGGCTCAGTTATGACCGCAATGGAAGAAGGGACACAACAGGTAATTAAAGGCACAAAACTGGCAGAAGAAGCCAAGCGATCGCTAGAAAATATCATTCAAGTGGCAAATCGCATTGATAGCCTGGTGCGCTCAATTACCAGCGATACCGTAGAACAGACGGAAACCTCCCGCGCCGTCGCCCACGTAATGCAATCTGTAGAACTCACAGCTCAAGAAACATCCCAAGAAGCACAACGAGTTTCCGGCGCACTGCAAAACTTAGTCGGTGTATCCCGCGACTTGATTGCTTCTGTAGAACGTTTCCGCGTGGAAACTATGGAAACAAGGTAA
- a CDS encoding response regulator, whose amino-acid sequence MLPEQQQRILGYFIEEARDHLNTIEQGLLNLQSTLNDPEMINEVFRAAHSIKGGAAMLGLNSIQHTSHRLEDCFKVLKENPIQVDQKLESLFLGVSDTLKALLEQLSGPFGLSEETANTLMSETEPVFQWLNQHLELLVQQSGTGIVETSTFVQPTAIESVATLTEIFFRQDLPTTTDNTAIPQEAPTPVTTTTNDYWGEFQAQVLQILREMLQLFKQKATPESRQNLQQCCHQLVKLGQNWNLPNWCTLSKAAATAIGNSENSYLTLAKIVITEIKKAQELVLQGRELEITISQQLESLWGFPETALLEVAQGLLGDVPSTVTQSLTTPAPSVSQQKIHEVVVSAKTEELPKDSITSLTEVSEQLDLQVDTQVTSESTAAENDINTNLFWESQERPFVHAAKIDNHGPEVGLAELNSLADLFEGETQELDDTWQHEEIIEKNGDSSELEVEINETIIQEIDNDLADFLSLDGDAHQFGTSTDKIENLGLLFGDILTEQEKSPQNFNNTGEIIPENIHTTEIQEDPEILEEFLNITNSDINQLENETITSIEESTNSSNSFDDLFLEQDLNTNTLEEVKLHHQPVNNLNTPLESVSLDNIFEDLEENTEISTDELETSNILDEQPIRVWEFAANAEDLGSLWNQEISIEPEQLLASVVENEIGQELEDSLLAVAESGEIFRDSEESMTSGLENFDVEDLNTTFLQPEEDLDLILESNTDENLFAELASTDSIITPDLGDRRIYATESPEFSQAPEALDFIPEFTNQLPETSSVNSQLSFAELAVGLFNESDDNDPIESLEGIDNIDDNFFTATSNLNLQQNAEVSNDISMGLESDIELSDIDENSEFDLDANLRAITNELPTNNLEEWAIPISQLTDIVIEDITINDSQLSSDELLDTAGEENSELDFGEYILATTHSELSQTTIQDFTENISFDLGNTVGEETSNLDFAELSQTTIPDFTENISFDLGNTVGEETSNLDFAELSQTTIPDFTENISFDLGNTVGEETSNLDFAELSQTTIPDLTETIGLDLGNTVGEETSNLDFAELSQTTIQDFTENISFDLDNTVGEETSDLDFAELSQTTIQDLTETIGLDLGNTVGEETSNLDFAELSQTTIQDFTENISFDLDNTVGEETSDLDFAELSQTTIQDLTETIGLDLDNTVGEETSNLDFAELSQTTIQDLTETIGLDLGHTVDEETSDLDFAELDIEPSSELKDENPDASSELILNAITPDIEETNTVALPLETDTSILDEFADLDALLEVELSPNNDVSSIQEDDFADLEALLGEDNTSTTPNEQQNAAIPPATPKFIPPTTSNQVSSPVVKDEFSDLEKLLAEADQTISQSTPVKQTTGKLQRSSTRRQAKFEETMKVPVKQLDDMSNLVGELVVNRNTLEQDHERLRQSLDNLLVQVQQLSDVGARMQELYERSLLEASLLASRKTREIPLIIHDPNADRGLSALEMDRFTPFHTLSQEMIELIVRVRESASDIDFVTEETERVARQFRQVTTQLQEGLTRARMVPFSQTIDRLRRGVRDNAIKCGKQVELMIEGGDTLIDKMILDHLTDPLTHMLNNAIAHGIETPDIRQASGKPPVGIITIRAFHQGNQTVISVGDDGAGIDTNKIKTLAVKRGMITPEQAKNISRLEIYDLLFHAGFSTKDEADEISGRGVGMDVVRSEISEIRGIVNTDSTLTKGTTFTIRLPLTLSICKALCCVSDKAKIAFPMDGVEDTLDIPSKNIQKNADGQSFIYWRDTILPFRPLKELLTFNRQLSRGSVYGGNRDDDMISVVVVRSGNTLLALQIDLVLSEQEIVIKQFESPAPKPIGVAGATVLGDGRIMPIADVLELIDIFQGRMSKQSGNTLWPQAGSPSLPEPLPEKIDPTVLIVDDSITVRELLSLTFNKAGYRVEQARDGQEAWDKLRSGLPCDIVFCDIEMPRCDGLELLSRIQKDSNLNHLPIAMLTSRGADKHRQMAIQLGASGYFTKPYLEEALLEAAVRMLKGEKLVNSVG is encoded by the coding sequence ATGCTGCCGGAACAACAACAGAGGATATTAGGTTACTTTATTGAAGAAGCTAGAGACCACCTCAACACTATTGAGCAAGGGTTACTCAATCTTCAAAGTACCTTGAACGACCCGGAAATGATTAACGAAGTTTTCCGGGCGGCTCACTCCATTAAAGGTGGTGCGGCAATGCTGGGATTGAATAGCATTCAGCATACCTCCCATCGTCTGGAAGATTGTTTCAAAGTTCTCAAAGAGAATCCGATTCAGGTTGACCAAAAACTAGAGTCATTATTTCTGGGTGTTTCTGACACCCTCAAGGCACTTTTAGAGCAGTTAAGCGGGCCTTTTGGTTTATCAGAAGAAACTGCTAATACCTTGATGTCAGAGACAGAGCCTGTCTTTCAATGGCTGAATCAGCATTTGGAATTACTAGTACAACAAAGTGGTACTGGAATAGTAGAGACATCTACTTTCGTTCAACCAACGGCAATAGAAAGTGTAGCTACACTCACAGAAATATTTTTCCGGCAGGATTTACCGACAACAACAGACAACACCGCCATACCTCAAGAAGCACCTACACCAGTTACGACAACAACAAACGATTATTGGGGTGAATTTCAAGCCCAGGTGCTACAAATACTGCGGGAAATGTTGCAACTGTTTAAACAAAAAGCAACACCAGAATCTCGCCAAAATCTTCAGCAATGCTGTCACCAGTTAGTTAAACTAGGTCAAAACTGGAATTTACCTAATTGGTGTACTTTGTCTAAAGCCGCAGCCACCGCTATTGGTAATTCTGAAAATAGCTATCTCACCTTAGCTAAGATTGTCATCACTGAAATTAAAAAAGCTCAAGAGTTAGTGCTGCAAGGTAGAGAACTTGAGATTACAATTAGTCAGCAATTAGAATCTCTTTGGGGTTTTCCCGAAACTGCATTACTAGAAGTAGCTCAAGGTTTATTGGGCGATGTACCTTCTACGGTGACACAATCATTAACTACACCAGCACCTAGCGTATCTCAACAAAAAATTCATGAAGTAGTAGTGTCTGCAAAAACCGAAGAATTGCCAAAAGATAGCATAACTAGTCTAACTGAAGTATCTGAGCAACTTGATCTCCAGGTAGATACTCAAGTAACTTCAGAAAGCACTGCTGCCGAAAATGACATTAACACTAATCTTTTCTGGGAAAGTCAAGAGCGTCCATTTGTTCATGCTGCAAAAATAGACAATCATGGCCCAGAGGTAGGATTAGCTGAGTTAAATAGCTTGGCTGATTTATTTGAAGGTGAGACACAAGAACTAGATGATACTTGGCAGCATGAGGAAATTATAGAAAAAAATGGAGATTCTAGTGAATTAGAAGTAGAAATTAACGAAACTATTATTCAAGAAATTGATAACGATTTAGCTGATTTCCTCTCACTTGATGGCGATGCTCATCAGTTTGGAACTAGTACAGATAAAATAGAAAATTTAGGGTTGTTATTTGGTGATATCCTAACGGAGCAAGAAAAATCGCCACAAAACTTTAATAATACTGGTGAAATAATTCCAGAAAATATACATACTACTGAGATACAGGAAGATCCTGAAATTTTAGAAGAGTTTTTGAATATAACAAATAGTGATATAAATCAACTAGAAAATGAAACTATTACTAGTATTGAGGAAAGCACTAACTCATCAAATAGTTTCGATGATTTATTCCTAGAGCAAGATTTAAATACAAACACATTAGAGGAAGTTAAACTTCATCATCAACCTGTAAACAATCTGAACACACCATTAGAAAGTGTAAGTTTAGATAATATATTTGAGGATTTAGAAGAGAATACTGAAATATCTACAGATGAACTAGAAACTAGCAATATCTTGGATGAGCAGCCTATCAGAGTCTGGGAATTTGCTGCTAATGCAGAAGATTTGGGTAGCTTATGGAATCAAGAAATTTCAATAGAACCAGAGCAATTATTAGCATCTGTTGTTGAAAATGAGATAGGACAGGAGTTAGAAGATAGTTTATTGGCTGTGGCGGAGTCTGGTGAAATTTTCCGTGATAGTGAAGAATCTATGACCTCTGGGTTAGAGAATTTTGATGTAGAAGATTTGAATACAACTTTTCTCCAGCCAGAAGAGGATTTGGATTTAATATTAGAATCAAATACTGATGAGAATTTGTTTGCAGAGTTAGCAAGTACAGACTCCATCATTACTCCTGATCTAGGCGATCGCAGAATTTATGCTACAGAATCCCCAGAATTTTCACAAGCACCAGAAGCTTTAGATTTTATACCGGAATTTACCAATCAGTTACCAGAAACATCCTCTGTAAATTCTCAACTATCATTCGCAGAATTGGCAGTTGGTTTATTTAATGAAAGCGATGATAATGATCCTATTGAATCATTGGAAGGTATAGATAATATAGATGATAATTTCTTTACTGCAACTAGTAATTTGAATTTACAGCAGAATGCAGAAGTTTCAAATGATATTTCTATGGGATTAGAAAGCGATATTGAGCTTTCAGATATTGATGAAAATAGTGAATTTGATTTAGATGCTAATTTACGAGCAATAACAAATGAATTACCAACAAATAATTTAGAAGAATGGGCTATACCTATTAGTCAATTAACAGATATTGTCATTGAAGATATCACTATTAATGATAGTCAATTAAGTAGTGATGAACTTTTAGATACAGCAGGTGAGGAAAATAGCGAATTAGACTTTGGTGAATATATACTGGCGACAACTCATAGTGAGTTGTCACAGACGACAATTCAAGACTTTACAGAAAATATCAGTTTTGACCTGGGTAATACAGTCGGTGAGGAAACTAGCAACTTAGATTTTGCTGAGTTGTCACAGACGACAATTCCAGACTTTACGGAAAATATCAGTTTTGACCTGGGTAATACAGTCGGTGAGGAAACTAGCAACTTAGATTTTGCTGAGTTGTCACAGACGACAATTCCAGACTTTACGGAAAATATCAGTTTTGACCTGGGTAATACAGTCGGTGAGGAAACTAGCAACTTAGATTTTGCTGAGTTGTCACAGACGACAATTCCAGACTTGACCGAAACTATTGGTCTTGACCTGGGTAATACAGTCGGTGAGGAAACTAGCAACTTAGATTTTGCTGAGTTGTCACAGACGACAATTCAAGACTTTACAGAAAATATCAGTTTTGACCTGGATAATACAGTCGGTGAGGAAACTAGCGACTTAGATTTTGCTGAGTTGTCACAGACGACAATTCAAGACTTGACCGAAACTATTGGTCTTGACCTGGGTAATACAGTCGGTGAGGAAACTAGCAACTTAGATTTTGCTGAGTTGTCACAGACGACAATTCAAGACTTTACAGAAAATATCAGTTTTGACCTGGATAATACAGTCGGTGAGGAAACTAGCGACTTAGATTTTGCTGAGTTGTCACAGACGACAATTCAAGACTTGACAGAAACTATTGGTCTTGACCTGGATAATACAGTCGGTGAGGAAACTAGCAACTTAGATTTTGCTGAGTTGTCACAGACGACAATTCAAGACTTGACCGAAACTATTGGTCTTGACCTTGGTCATACAGTTGATGAGGAAACTAGCGACTTAGATTTTGCTGAGTTAGATATAGAGCCTAGCAGCGAGTTAAAGGATGAAAATCCAGATGCTAGTTCTGAATTAATACTCAATGCAATTACACCAGATATTGAAGAGACAAATACCGTTGCATTACCACTAGAAACAGACACCAGTATCCTAGATGAGTTTGCTGATTTAGACGCATTACTAGAAGTAGAATTATCACCAAATAATGATGTTAGTTCTATACAAGAAGATGATTTTGCAGATTTAGAGGCGTTGCTGGGTGAAGACAATACTTCAACAACACCAAACGAGCAGCAAAATGCAGCAATTCCACCTGCTACACCAAAATTTATTCCACCTACTACTAGCAACCAAGTTTCATCACCAGTAGTAAAAGATGAGTTTAGCGATCTGGAAAAATTGTTAGCAGAAGCAGATCAAACTATATCTCAGTCAACACCAGTCAAACAAACTACAGGAAAACTGCAACGTTCTTCTACTCGTCGTCAGGCGAAATTTGAAGAAACGATGAAAGTTCCAGTTAAGCAACTGGACGATATGAGTAATTTGGTGGGTGAATTGGTAGTCAATCGCAACACCTTAGAGCAGGATCACGAAAGGTTGCGACAGTCCCTAGATAATTTGCTGGTTCAAGTGCAGCAGCTCTCAGATGTGGGAGCGAGAATGCAGGAATTGTATGAGCGATCGCTATTGGAAGCGTCTTTGTTAGCTAGTCGCAAAACTAGGGAAATTCCCCTCATCATTCATGATCCCAATGCTGATCGGGGTCTTAGCGCATTAGAAATGGATCGCTTTACTCCCTTCCATACACTCTCTCAAGAAATGATTGAATTAATTGTCAGAGTGCGTGAGTCGGCTAGTGACATTGATTTTGTGACAGAAGAAACCGAACGAGTAGCACGACAGTTCCGTCAGGTAACAACTCAGTTACAAGAAGGACTGACACGCGCTCGCATGGTTCCTTTCTCCCAAACAATTGATCGCTTGCGGCGCGGCGTGCGGGACAATGCCATTAAATGTGGTAAACAAGTTGAGTTGATGATTGAAGGTGGTGATACCTTGATTGACAAGATGATTTTGGATCATCTCACCGACCCGTTAACGCATATGCTCAACAATGCGATCGCTCACGGGATTGAAACCCCAGATATTAGACAAGCATCTGGTAAACCACCAGTGGGAATTATTACCATCCGTGCGTTCCACCAAGGTAATCAAACGGTGATTTCCGTGGGTGATGATGGAGCTGGTATTGATACAAACAAGATTAAAACCTTAGCAGTTAAACGGGGTATGATTACACCAGAGCAGGCAAAAAATATTTCCCGCCTGGAAATCTATGACCTATTATTCCACGCTGGGTTTAGTACCAAAGATGAAGCCGATGAAATTTCTGGTCGTGGTGTCGGGATGGATGTGGTGCGATCGGAAATTAGCGAGATTCGCGGCATAGTCAATACAGATTCTACTCTAACTAAGGGAACAACCTTTACAATTCGTTTGCCACTTACCCTAAGTATTTGTAAGGCTCTATGTTGTGTCTCCGATAAAGCTAAGATTGCCTTCCCGATGGACGGTGTGGAAGATACCCTAGATATCCCCAGCAAAAATATCCAAAAAAATGCCGATGGACAATCATTTATTTACTGGCGTGATACCATCCTCCCATTCCGTCCCCTCAAGGAATTATTAACCTTCAATCGTCAACTCAGTCGCGGTAGTGTTTACGGCGGTAACAGAGATGATGATATGATTTCCGTTGTTGTAGTGCGATCGGGAAATACCCTGCTGGCTCTCCAGATTGACCTAGTATTGAGTGAGCAGGAAATTGTCATCAAGCAATTTGAAAGTCCAGCACCAAAACCCATTGGTGTGGCTGGTGCTACAGTCTTGGGTGATGGTCGCATCATGCCTATTGCTGATGTATTAGAATTAATCGACATCTTCCAAGGACGGATGTCCAAACAAAGTGGCAATACTCTCTGGCCACAAGCAGGTTCTCCCAGTCTGCCAGAACCTCTACCTGAGAAGATTGATCCGACTGTACTTATTGTTGATGACTCAATTACAGTCCGAGAATTACTATCTCTGACCTTTAATAAAGCTGGTTATCGAGTGGAACAGGCGCGAGATGGTCAGGAAGCTTGGGACAAACTCCGTTCCGGGTTGCCTTGTGATATTGTCTTTTGTGATATTGAAATGCCTCGTTGCGACGGTCTGGAGTTGTTATCACGCATTCAAAAAGACTCGAATCTCAACCACCTACCTATTGCGATGCTCACCTCACGGGGTGCAGATAAGCACAGACAAATGGCGATTCAGCTAGGTGCTAGCGGCTACTTTACTAAACCCTACTTAGAAGAAGCTTTACTAGAAGCAGCCGTGCGGATGTTGAAAGGGGAGAAATTGGTAAATAGTGTTGGTTAA